A window from Megalobrama amblycephala isolate DHTTF-2021 linkage group LG21, ASM1881202v1, whole genome shotgun sequence encodes these proteins:
- the LOC125256246 gene encoding GTPase IMAP family member 8-like isoform X2 has translation MEKMEQGLRAVVLGWQKSDKASVINSILGDEVESDKHFVKSVRRDGEANGRKITLINTPCWWQIFGLQDSPEVVKQELVCSVFKCPPGPHVFLLVINLSLPFTEENRLSIEKHFSLFGERIWRHTIVLFTRADSLKDRNIEQHIKNQDLQQIIQRCGQRYHIFDFKNKSVGVKDLLDKIDDVVATNSGKHFETHDDMLLEIKIKRDENEDNAKARQKMLQDKRKLLNESTVAPLSEIRIVLLGWILSGKSSTIHTIFNDVKVEKGDTEKCPIYSNHGRKITVLDTPGCWKYFSPKFNPKFLQAAILESIGQSQHMQFPHAIILVIPVDTAFKNEQKCIIKEYMAILGKDVWKHTIVLFTWGDRIPDVSIEQHIESEGDALQWLIEKCRNRYHVFDNTNKNRTQVTELLQKIDEMVTENSLFCLKSQCAAEVNVHETDTQQDEERNLNTDQLLKLMYQEMKNRRKEIKRKLGMDKAKSFDSMEGPPELSADEKIMEKIRREGSRWEAIIMDSVLNIQNPEASYENLLAKNVLGWFQKYEDYSQSETSGCETSSEFSDLLETSDFRDI, from the exons ATGGAAAAGATGGAACAAG GACTAAGAGCTGTTGTTCTGGGGTGGCAGAAATCTGATAAAGCCTCAGTGATAAACAGCATTTTAGGTGATGAAGTTGAGTCtgacaaacattttgtgaagTCTGTGAGAAGAGATGGTGAAGCGAATGGAAGGAAGATAACTCTGATTAACACTCCATGCTGGTGGCAGATATTTGGTTTGCAGGATTCTCCAGAGGTCGTCAAACAGGAGCTGGTTTGCAGTGTCTTCAAGTGTCCACCGGGACCTCATGTGTTTCTGCTGGTCATTAACCTCAGTTTGCCTTTCACTGAAGAAAACAGACTCAGCATTGAGAAGCACTTTAGTCTGTTTGGTGAGAGGATCTGGAGACACACTATAGTGCTCTTTACACGAGCCgattcactgaaggacagaAACATTGAGCAGCACATAAAGAATCAAGATCTGCAGCAGATCATACAGAGATGTGGACAAAGATATCACATctttgatttcaaaaacaaaagtgttggaGTCAAAGACCTGCTTGACAAGATTGATGATGTTGTGGCAACCAACAGTGGCAAGCATTTTGAAACACATGATGACATGCTGCTGGAGATAAAGATAAAGAGAGATGAAAACGAAGATAATGCAAAAGCCAGACAAAAAATGTTGCAGGACAAAAGAAAACTGCTGAATGAATCAA CTGTGGCTCCTCTCTCAGAAATAAGGATTGTACTGCTTGGTTGGATCCTTTCTGGGAAGAGTTCAACCATACACACTATCTTTAATGATGTAAAGGTTGAAAAAGGAGACACAGAAAAGTGCCCAATATATTCAAATCATGGCAGAAAAATAACTGTGCTGGACACTCCAGGCTGCTGGAAGTATTTCTCGCCTAAATTCAACCCAAAGTTTCTGCAGGCTGCAATCCTGGAGAGCATCGGCCAATCACAACATATGCAATTCCCTCATGCTATAATCTTGGTGATTCCTGTTGATACTGCATTCAAGAATGAACAGAAATGTATCATTAAAGAGTATATGGCCATTCTTGGAAAAGACGTGTGGAAACACACCATAGTTCTGTTCACATGGGGCGACAGGATTCCAGATGTTTCAATCGAGCAGCACATTGAGAGTGAAGGTGACGCCCTCCAGTGGCTGATTGAGAAATGCAGGAACAGATATCATGTCTTTGACAACACAAACAAGAACAGAACTCAAGTCACAGAGCTGCTCCAGAAGATCGATGAGATGGTGACAGAAAACAGTCTGTTCTGTCTCAAAAGTCAATGTGCTGCAGAAGTGAATGTCCACGAGACGGATACACAACAAGACGAGGAAAGAAATCTGAACACTGACCAGTTACTGAAACTGATGTACCAGGAGATGAAAAACAGGCGTAAAGAGATCAAAAGGAAGCTAGGGATGGACAAAGCCAAAAGTTTTGATAGCATGGAAGGCCCTCCAGAAT TGTCTGCCGATGAGAAAATCATGGAGAAGATAAGAAGAGAAGGAAGCAGATGGGAAGCAATTATAATGGATAGCGTCTTGAACATTCAGAATCCTGAAGCATCAT ATGAAAATTTACTTGCAAAAAATGTGTTGGGCTGGTTTCAAAAATATGAGGACTACAGCCAATCTGAAACATCAGGATGTGAAACAAGCTCTGAATTCTCTGACCTTCTGGAGACATCTGATTTCAGAGACATCTGA
- the LOC125256246 gene encoding GTPase IMAP family member 8-like isoform X1, protein MEKMEQGLRAVVLGWQKSDKASVINSILGDEVESDKHFVKSVRRDGEANGRKITLINTPCWWQIFGLQDSPEVVKQELVCSVFKCPPGPHVFLLVINLSLPFTEENRLSIEKHFSLFGERIWRHTIVLFTRADSLKDRNIEQHIKNQDLQQIIQRCGQRYHIFDFKNKSVGVKDLLDKIDDVVATNSGKHFETHDDMLLEIKIKRDENEDNAKARQKMLQDKRKLLNESKAVAPLSEIRIVLLGWILSGKSSTIHTIFNDVKVEKGDTEKCPIYSNHGRKITVLDTPGCWKYFSPKFNPKFLQAAILESIGQSQHMQFPHAIILVIPVDTAFKNEQKCIIKEYMAILGKDVWKHTIVLFTWGDRIPDVSIEQHIESEGDALQWLIEKCRNRYHVFDNTNKNRTQVTELLQKIDEMVTENSLFCLKSQCAAEVNVHETDTQQDEERNLNTDQLLKLMYQEMKNRRKEIKRKLGMDKAKSFDSMEGPPELSADEKIMEKIRREGSRWEAIIMDSVLNIQNPEASYENLLAKNVLGWFQKYEDYSQSETSGCETSSEFSDLLETSDFRDI, encoded by the exons ATGGAAAAGATGGAACAAG GACTAAGAGCTGTTGTTCTGGGGTGGCAGAAATCTGATAAAGCCTCAGTGATAAACAGCATTTTAGGTGATGAAGTTGAGTCtgacaaacattttgtgaagTCTGTGAGAAGAGATGGTGAAGCGAATGGAAGGAAGATAACTCTGATTAACACTCCATGCTGGTGGCAGATATTTGGTTTGCAGGATTCTCCAGAGGTCGTCAAACAGGAGCTGGTTTGCAGTGTCTTCAAGTGTCCACCGGGACCTCATGTGTTTCTGCTGGTCATTAACCTCAGTTTGCCTTTCACTGAAGAAAACAGACTCAGCATTGAGAAGCACTTTAGTCTGTTTGGTGAGAGGATCTGGAGACACACTATAGTGCTCTTTACACGAGCCgattcactgaaggacagaAACATTGAGCAGCACATAAAGAATCAAGATCTGCAGCAGATCATACAGAGATGTGGACAAAGATATCACATctttgatttcaaaaacaaaagtgttggaGTCAAAGACCTGCTTGACAAGATTGATGATGTTGTGGCAACCAACAGTGGCAAGCATTTTGAAACACATGATGACATGCTGCTGGAGATAAAGATAAAGAGAGATGAAAACGAAGATAATGCAAAAGCCAGACAAAAAATGTTGCAGGACAAAAGAAAACTGCTGAATGAATCAA aagCTGTGGCTCCTCTCTCAGAAATAAGGATTGTACTGCTTGGTTGGATCCTTTCTGGGAAGAGTTCAACCATACACACTATCTTTAATGATGTAAAGGTTGAAAAAGGAGACACAGAAAAGTGCCCAATATATTCAAATCATGGCAGAAAAATAACTGTGCTGGACACTCCAGGCTGCTGGAAGTATTTCTCGCCTAAATTCAACCCAAAGTTTCTGCAGGCTGCAATCCTGGAGAGCATCGGCCAATCACAACATATGCAATTCCCTCATGCTATAATCTTGGTGATTCCTGTTGATACTGCATTCAAGAATGAACAGAAATGTATCATTAAAGAGTATATGGCCATTCTTGGAAAAGACGTGTGGAAACACACCATAGTTCTGTTCACATGGGGCGACAGGATTCCAGATGTTTCAATCGAGCAGCACATTGAGAGTGAAGGTGACGCCCTCCAGTGGCTGATTGAGAAATGCAGGAACAGATATCATGTCTTTGACAACACAAACAAGAACAGAACTCAAGTCACAGAGCTGCTCCAGAAGATCGATGAGATGGTGACAGAAAACAGTCTGTTCTGTCTCAAAAGTCAATGTGCTGCAGAAGTGAATGTCCACGAGACGGATACACAACAAGACGAGGAAAGAAATCTGAACACTGACCAGTTACTGAAACTGATGTACCAGGAGATGAAAAACAGGCGTAAAGAGATCAAAAGGAAGCTAGGGATGGACAAAGCCAAAAGTTTTGATAGCATGGAAGGCCCTCCAGAAT TGTCTGCCGATGAGAAAATCATGGAGAAGATAAGAAGAGAAGGAAGCAGATGGGAAGCAATTATAATGGATAGCGTCTTGAACATTCAGAATCCTGAAGCATCAT ATGAAAATTTACTTGCAAAAAATGTGTTGGGCTGGTTTCAAAAATATGAGGACTACAGCCAATCTGAAACATCAGGATGTGAAACAAGCTCTGAATTCTCTGACCTTCTGGAGACATCTGATTTCAGAGACATCTGA